A window of Prolixibacter sp. SD074 contains these coding sequences:
- a CDS encoding NAD kinase — protein sequence MRIAIFGRTINPVFYDSLKRLFDILHLHHVDVVIYQPFADYLCKEVKCNPAVPGNFSKPEELKDVDFFFSIGGDGTFLEGVSFVRDSGIPMVGINSGRLGFLADIAQAELEDALDDLFAGRYRLQTRSLIKLEDDNGTLADFPYALNEFTVHKRDTSQMITVHTQVGDEFLNSYWADGLIVSTPTGSTAYSLSVGGPVIPPVASNFIISPIAPHNLNIRPVVIPDYQQITLTVEGRGGRFMTTLDSRSVVCESGKEIRLRKADFGIRILKLFNHSFYGTLRTKLMWGVDRRN from the coding sequence ATGAGAATAGCCATATTCGGTAGAACAATTAACCCGGTTTTTTACGATAGTCTGAAACGTTTGTTTGACATTCTGCATCTACACCATGTAGATGTGGTAATCTATCAGCCTTTCGCCGATTATCTCTGTAAAGAGGTTAAGTGCAATCCGGCTGTGCCGGGAAATTTCTCTAAGCCGGAAGAACTGAAGGACGTAGATTTCTTTTTCAGTATCGGTGGAGATGGAACTTTTCTGGAGGGGGTTTCGTTCGTTCGTGATTCCGGAATTCCGATGGTCGGGATTAACAGTGGAAGGCTGGGATTTTTGGCCGACATTGCCCAGGCGGAACTGGAGGATGCCCTTGACGACCTGTTCGCGGGACGCTATCGCCTGCAAACGCGTTCTTTGATAAAGCTGGAAGACGATAATGGTACTTTAGCTGATTTCCCGTATGCGCTGAATGAATTTACAGTGCATAAGAGAGATACTTCGCAAATGATAACAGTTCATACGCAGGTGGGCGACGAGTTTTTAAATTCCTATTGGGCCGACGGATTAATCGTATCGACACCAACCGGTTCAACTGCTTACTCGCTAAGTGTGGGAGGGCCGGTGATACCGCCGGTCGCTTCGAATTTTATCATTAGTCCGATTGCGCCGCATAACCTGAATATCCGGCCGGTAGTCATTCCCGATTACCAACAAATTACATTGACCGTTGAGGGGCGGGGTGGCCGTTTTATGACCACACTTGATTCCCGTTCAGTAGTATGTGAATCGGGGAAGGAAATTCGATTACGTAAAGCCGATTTTGGTATTAGAATTCTCAAACTTTTCAATCACAGTTTTTACGGAACATTACGAACCAAATTAATGTGGGGGGTCGATCGTCGAAACTGA
- a CDS encoding CBS domain-containing protein — MTASELISDSIPTVSLEETGLKALNLMEVFHVNHLPVVNGAEYFGIISDQDIYNADNFEEQIEQYGINFPQPHVHRNQHIFEVVGIASQCGVTVVPVLDMDHSYLGAISQREVNRKLSDLVAVNEPGGIIVLELCKTDYSLSQIAQIVESNDAKILSFYVSRPSESSKELDVTIKLNKMDLSGVIQTFTRYDYNIKATYMDDSRINNLYDDRFDQFMRYLNT; from the coding sequence GTGACTGCCAGCGAACTCATATCCGATAGTATTCCAACAGTAAGTCTTGAAGAAACAGGACTTAAAGCTCTGAATTTAATGGAGGTGTTTCATGTGAATCATCTTCCGGTAGTGAATGGTGCGGAATATTTTGGCATTATATCCGATCAGGATATTTACAATGCCGACAATTTTGAGGAACAGATTGAGCAATATGGTATAAATTTTCCACAGCCACACGTGCACCGAAATCAGCATATTTTTGAAGTGGTTGGTATTGCTTCGCAATGCGGTGTAACAGTAGTTCCGGTACTCGATATGGATCACTCGTATCTGGGAGCTATTTCACAAAGGGAAGTGAACCGGAAGCTATCGGATTTGGTGGCTGTAAACGAGCCGGGAGGAATTATCGTCCTTGAACTGTGTAAAACTGATTACTCGCTTTCACAAATTGCCCAGATTGTGGAAAGTAATGACGCCAAGATACTTAGTTTCTATGTAAGCCGTCCATCCGAATCGAGCAAGGAGTTGGATGTGACCATCAAATTGAACAAAATGGATTTGTCGGGTGTCATACAAACATTCACCCGTTACGATTACAATATTAAGGCCACATACATGGATGATTCACGCATAAATAATCTGTATGATGATCGCTTCGATCAGTTTATGCGTTATCTGAATACTTGA